The Paenibacillus sp. FSL H7-0357 nucleotide sequence TCCAAGATCGAACCCGGCAAGACATTATACATTACAGGCCACAGCCTCGGTGCAGCACTTGCGACAATGTGTGCAGTCGATCTGAGTGCCAATACGGATTACCGCTCACCATATCTATTCACTTATGGGTCCCCTCGTGTAGGCGATCCAGCCTTTGCAAAAGTATGTACAAGGTATGTTCCGAACAGCTACCGCATTGCCAATCCTTTTGACGTCGTGACCTACACTCCACCCTCTATCTACAAGCTGCCTAAGCGGGAAAAAAGGTACTATTACAGTCATGTCCAGACTCTAAATCCGCAGTCTTTCCAGAATGGTGCTGTTGGTCTCAATCACATTATTGGAAGTTATTTCACAGCGCTCTCCAAGCTTCAGCCGGAGTTTACCGAACAATTATGTCAGGCGAATCCCGGTTTTTGCCCGCTCATTGAAGTGAAAGTGCCAAACTAATTCAGGCCGCTATCCATGAATTGGCGCCTTATTGTATCCATTCCATCAAGTACAACCGTTGCTTATCCACGTTAAGGATGATGATGCAGTAACTGCCGTCCTCTTTCTTTTTGTAATAATAATAATCACCTGCGTTATACTCCGTCGGGTAGTTCTGATAAAGTTTACCGTATTCAGCAATCTCTTTCTGTGACACCGGTATAATAGATTGTGTGAACCGCAATACTTCTTCTTCCAGGGAATGCCTTGATTCTTCAGTTATTGGCTGCCAGAGTGCCTGGTCTTGAACCTTTGCCAGTTGTTCTTCGTTATAATTCAGAACATAGTATCCTTCTCCATCCCCATGAAAACTCGGTTCACTTTCAAATACTACTACTAGCTCAGCTGGTTTGGGGATCGTTATTCCCCACCTGCCGCTCCACATATCATAGTTTGCGGTATCGTTGTCATACATTTTATAACCCGCACCTATACCGATAACGATTAAAAAAATGACGCCACTCCATATGGCTACTGTCTTCCTTCGCATTGTTGCTTCCTCCTGCCTTGGGTACTCCCCGAAATAATTGCTACACTTTCAAAAGTAAATATTTGTTATTATACCTTGAATGGTTATTGTTTGCACTCTACTATCCCAATTGCGGTCATAATGATTGTGAGCTAGAATGTTCTTTAATTAGCCATAGAGGTGGTGATTTTTACTTGCTTAATCAGAATAAGAACATAGTTAATAAACCGTATATTCCATTAGATAATTTATCCTGTAAACTTCGGGAGATTATTCATATCAAGTGCAGTCCGAACGAATGGGAAATAAAGCTTCAGTTCATCGAATCGCACCAGCTTCTTATCGCGGCAAGCGGTCAAGGGTGGCTGAACATTGACGGACAGTTCATCGAAATGCGGGAGGGCAACATGTATGTGTGCACACCCGGTCAATTGATTCAAGCCGTGGCACACTCGTTTGATGAACGCGGATTCTATTATTTGCGGTTCGATGTCATTGAGGATGATAAATCAACAGTTGATCCTATGCAGATGGTTAAGCGGGACAGTGTGTTCCCGGTAAAAGGCGAGGTTGCCGCCTCTTCTCCAGTTTCTGTTAACGCATTGTGCGAAAGCATTTGTAACTTCTTTCAAAGCGAAGATCAATTGGAACGGTTTCGCAGCCACATTCTCTTTCAAGAGCTTCTGTATCATATCTTGCAGGATGCTCATGTTGTACAGGCAAAGGATTCGGATGCAGCACTTGAATATGTGAAAACCTACATAGAGCAGCATTATCAAGAGGAGTTGTCGATTGAGCAATTGGCCAAGGTGGCGGGAGTCAGCTCCCGCCACTTCATGAGGTTATTCAAGAAAAGATACGGCTGCAGTGCGATCGACTATTTGGCAGCCTTCCGGATCACGCAGGCGCAGCAGCTTATGAGGACAGGAGGAGAATACCGGCTCAAGGATATTGCCCGGCATGTGGGATACCCTGACGATCTTTATTTCCGGCGCAAATTCAAACAGATATCAGGAGTCCCGCCTGCCGCATTTATGAGAAACAGCAAGCAAAAAATTGCCGCTTATCACGGGTCTAGCATCGGTCAATTGCTCCCGCTTCAAGTCACCCCTAGGGCTGCACCATCCGATCATCCCTGGACAAACTATTATCAGCGAAAATACCAAACGGATCTTGTTCTGCCGCTGAGTAAGGATCATTCATTGAAAAGGGACGAGCTTAAGCTCGCTGTGCCTGATTTTATTATCGGAATCGACAGCTTCGTATCTGCCGAGGAGCAGACAAGGATCAGGCAAATTGCACCCGCATTTTTCGTACCCTGGATTGACAACGACTGGCGTGGACATTTGCGCTTGATTGCACAATTTCTGGACAAAACAGCAATAGCAGAAACCTGGCTTGGTAACTATGAGCGCAAAGCCCATTTTGTAAGAGAACAGATTAAGAACACGATCGGGGAAGAAAATCTTCTCATCCTTAGAATCACTGGAGACCGCTACCATGTTTTGGGCTGTAGGAGCCTGGACGCTGTGTTCTACGACGATCTGCATCTTGTCCCCGCTCGCGGTGTCGATCGTATGAATCCGAATCAGCAGCTGACCCCAGATGAGTTAACGGATTTCTGCCCAGATCGGATATTGCTTATCCTGGACGAAGACCCGCTGTCCCAATCAAGTTGGCGTGATCTTATGCGCTCAGCATCTTGGCGGGAGCTAAAAGCAGTCAGGAACGGGCATGTCGACTTCCTTCCCACGTATCCTTGGATAGAATATACGGCTTTCACACATGAGCTTATCCTCGACGAAGCCCTCAAGCTGTGGCGTAATCGTGCATAAAAAAATGTCGTTATCGTCAATATGCCGAAGCTACAAAATCATTTATACTCCATCTATGTGATAATGATAATCAATCTTATTGCGAGGTTGTCATTGGCAAATTAGTTTATAAGAGGAGTATCGGCGAATGAAAAGAAATAAAATAATGATCACGGGACTAGTTATCCTATTGTTAATAATGCTGAGCACGGCATGTGCGGGCAAAAACACAGCATCAGATAATTCCGGCACGGCATCCGGAGACTCTGCTGAAACAAGCGCAAGTGCATCCGATAATAAGCAGCGTGTTGTAAAAAGTACAAACGGAGACATCCGAATTCCTACAGAACCTAAAAGGGTTATTGGTCTTTCAGTCGTGTATCCCGAGTTCTTATATGCTCTAGGTGTGACACCGGTTGCCGTTCAGAATTACCATCAGGATTTCCCTTCTTATTTAGAAGAAGGATTAAAAGATGCATTGAAAACCGGGATTGCCGAAACCCCTAACTTTGAAGCCATATTGTCTGCTAAACCGGACCTCATTATTGCACCCGTGTGGTGGTCCGAAAAGGATTATGAGCAGCTTTCCAAAATTGCACCAACCGTGCTTTTGCCACAACGGGATCATTGGCGTGAGGAATTACTCGATATTGCTGAGGTTCTAGACAAGAAGGAACAAGCTGAGCAGGTCATTGAAGATTTGCACCAGCAAGAAGCCGACGCCAAGGCTAAACTAGATACTCTTGTTGGCAACGAAACTGTAATGTATATGATGATTATGGCAGATCAACTGATTATTTATGGAGAAAATATCGATCGGGGCAGCTTCATCCATAAAGTGTTAGGCTTGTCACCCGTTAAGGAATTCCCGCAAAATGAAAAGAGCATTTCGATTTCATTAGAGAAAATC carries:
- a CDS encoding lipase family protein, which codes for MGSNKGYEQWAIFLAAVCGQTYAQFSNTDGSFAVPANYSVNHVIKAKSLGHVWENFGFIMESPQEIIIAFRGTSSTTNWISDIIASQRKFKYIKEDCLTHRGFTDIYSSAREGILSALSKIEPGKTLYITGHSLGAALATMCAVDLSANTDYRSPYLFTYGSPRVGDPAFAKVCTRYVPNSYRIANPFDVVTYTPPSIYKLPKREKRYYYSHVQTLNPQSFQNGAVGLNHIIGSYFTALSKLQPEFTEQLCQANPGFCPLIEVKVPN
- a CDS encoding AraC family transcriptional regulator; this encodes MLNQNKNIVNKPYIPLDNLSCKLREIIHIKCSPNEWEIKLQFIESHQLLIAASGQGWLNIDGQFIEMREGNMYVCTPGQLIQAVAHSFDERGFYYLRFDVIEDDKSTVDPMQMVKRDSVFPVKGEVAASSPVSVNALCESICNFFQSEDQLERFRSHILFQELLYHILQDAHVVQAKDSDAALEYVKTYIEQHYQEELSIEQLAKVAGVSSRHFMRLFKKRYGCSAIDYLAAFRITQAQQLMRTGGEYRLKDIARHVGYPDDLYFRRKFKQISGVPPAAFMRNSKQKIAAYHGSSIGQLLPLQVTPRAAPSDHPWTNYYQRKYQTDLVLPLSKDHSLKRDELKLAVPDFIIGIDSFVSAEEQTRIRQIAPAFFVPWIDNDWRGHLRLIAQFLDKTAIAETWLGNYERKAHFVREQIKNTIGEENLLILRITGDRYHVLGCRSLDAVFYDDLHLVPARGVDRMNPNQQLTPDELTDFCPDRILLILDEDPLSQSSWRDLMRSASWRELKAVRNGHVDFLPTYPWIEYTAFTHELILDEALKLWRNRA
- a CDS encoding ABC transporter substrate-binding protein; amino-acid sequence: MKRNKIMITGLVILLLIMLSTACAGKNTASDNSGTASGDSAETSASASDNKQRVVKSTNGDIRIPTEPKRVIGLSVVYPEFLYALGVTPVAVQNYHQDFPSYLEEGLKDALKTGIAETPNFEAILSAKPDLIIAPVWWSEKDYEQLSKIAPTVLLPQRDHWREELLDIAEVLDKKEQAEQVIEDLHQQEADAKAKLDTLVGNETVMYMMIMADQLIIYGENIDRGSFIHKVLGLSPVKEFPQNEKSISISLEKIPDYNPDHIILQLDDESNEKVQNRYKEMLDSSLWKNMTAVKKNQIYMMNGKEWFNLGMSPLADSSAINDVLDAFEKKGNE